A genomic segment from Clostridium pasteurianum BC1 encodes:
- a CDS encoding TIGR01212 family radical SAM protein (This family includes YhcC from E. coli K-12, an uncharacterized radical SAM protein.): MRYITIEREFNLDTGLKWDDKRYYSLNSFLKKKFGEKVFKISLDAGFSCPNRDGTISDIGCIFCSERGSGDFAGDRKFSIDKQFEDIKNMMNKKWKSGKYIAYFQAYTNTYGDINALRNKYDEALRQEGVVGLAIATRPDCLEDEVLKLLHEYNSRTYLWIELGLQTANNNTAKIINRGYNLNTFETALEKLRRRNINVVVHTIFGLPGENEGDMLNTIKYISNKDIQGIKMHLLHLMKHTPLVKLYEANKLNFMSKEEYVNIVCKAITMLREDIVIHRLTGDAPRNLLIEPQWSIKKWEVLNAINAKLKSEELYQGLYFHTN, from the coding sequence ATGAGGTATATTACCATAGAAAGGGAGTTTAATTTAGATACAGGTTTAAAATGGGATGATAAACGGTATTATAGTTTAAATAGTTTTTTGAAAAAAAAATTTGGAGAAAAAGTCTTTAAAATATCCCTTGATGCTGGTTTTTCATGCCCTAATAGAGATGGAACTATAAGTGACATTGGATGTATTTTTTGTAGTGAAAGAGGTTCTGGAGATTTTGCAGGTGATAGAAAATTTTCCATAGATAAACAGTTTGAGGATATAAAGAATATGATGAATAAAAAGTGGAAAAGCGGAAAATATATAGCTTATTTTCAAGCCTACACTAATACCTATGGGGATATTAATGCCTTAAGAAATAAATATGATGAGGCTTTAAGACAGGAAGGGGTAGTTGGATTGGCTATTGCCACAAGACCGGATTGTCTGGAAGATGAGGTTTTAAAGTTACTTCATGAATATAATAGTAGAACTTATCTTTGGATAGAGCTTGGATTACAAACGGCAAATAATAATACAGCTAAAATAATTAATAGAGGATATAATTTAAATACCTTTGAAACAGCACTTGAAAAACTCAGAAGAAGAAATATAAATGTAGTTGTACATACAATATTTGGACTTCCAGGAGAAAATGAAGGAGATATGTTAAATACCATAAAATATATATCTAATAAAGATATTCAAGGCATTAAGATGCACCTATTACATTTAATGAAGCATACGCCTTTAGTGAAATTATATGAGGCTAATAAATTGAATTTTATGAGTAAGGAAGAATATGTTAATATCGTATGCAAAGCCATTACTATGCTAAGAGAAGATATTGTTATACACAGACTCACTGGAGATGCTCCTAGAAATCTTTTAATAGAACCACAATGGAGTATAAAAAAATGGGAAGTTTTAAATGCCATTAATGCCAAGCTAAAATCTGAGGAGCTTTATCAAGGTTTGTATTTTCATACAAATTAA